GGCCGCCGACTTCACTATTGGATGTAGCGCGGCTTTCTTTGGCAAAATAGTTGAATTGCAATTTGATTTTTTTATTAACGTCCGAAGTCAGTTTTAATATCCCGGAATAATCCCTGAAAGCATCACGCGTCAAGGGAACGAGATACATATCCCGGTCTGTCTTAAATGACGCATAGAACCTTAAATTCCCCAGCATCTTACTGACAACTGGCACTGGACCGCCAAAACCGGCGTCGATGTTATAGTCGCCTTTTTTAATATCGCCTTGACGACGATGTTCCCATTCGAATAGCCGTTTTACGGCAGTCGGCGTTAGGTCGTTTGTCGGATCATTATCTGCCAATAAGTCTTGTGCTTTCTTATTCCATCCGCCCGGAAACGCAGGATATGACGCTTGCATATAAGGATCCCAAGCGCCGTTGTTCGTTCCCGTCCAGCATACATCCTCATCTAACCATGGACGCACATAATAGGAATTGGGGTCAAACACGGAAAGTCCGAAATGCTTCGGAGCCGCTGGACTATATCGAGTGCTTAGGTTGAACGTATATTTATCGGATGAGCCTTCACGAGTGACGACGTTAATGATGCCCGCTTGCAGGTCGCTGTACTCCGCGCTGAATCCACCCGACGTGATCATGATTTCCTGAACCGAGCTAAGCGGAATGCCCGAAATCGGTTTGCCGGTACGGTCATCTTTAAGGGAAATACCATCTACCATCATTGCCAGTTCATCGGAATCGCCTTTTCGGACGCTTAGTCCTTCGACACCCGCCTGCATTCCGATAACGCCGTTTACACTCGTCACCGGCAAATCGTCGATTTGTTCCCTTGAAATATTCGTTTGGCTGGATGCAACGTCGCGTTGCACCACTTTTCTCTCAGCGACGACAACGACTTCTTCGCCAACCAGGGATTCGACTTTCAAATCGACTTCCAAAGGAGTCGTCAAATCGATATAAACGCGAACATCGGTCAATGTCAATGGGGCATAGCCTATCATCATTACTTTGATCGAATACGTGCCGGGAGCAATGTTTAAAATAACAAAATTCCCATTCCTATCGGATGCGGCGCCCAAACTCGTGCCTTCAATAATCACGTTCACTCCGCCTAATGGTTGACCTGTTCCGATATCAACAACCCGACCGGAAATTTTCCCTGTTGTGCTGGCAAACAACGCCGTCACCAGAACTAGACATAAAATAATTGCAAAGGTAAACGTTCTTTTCACTTCCATCTCCCTTTTGAAAAAGACTATAAAATTTTAAAAAGCAAAATTCTAATAGATCATGATCGTGGACAAATTGTCCATCGCTATCCGAAAATATTTTTGATAGGAATAACTTGTATGTGTAGGAACGGAAGAAAGATTACTTTGAATTTTTACGTTTTTCATGATTTCGAAATCAATTGTCTCAATTTACTATTGCTCATTGCTCCTTAAAATTTCAAATTCACATATCACGTCCCATTTCCCTGGAAGACCGACTCTCGTCCTTTAAATGACCTCAGCTACGAACTGACGATGCTTCTCAAAGTACGGCGGCAATTTATGCAGTTCTTTAAAA
This genomic interval from Candidatus Marinimicrobia bacterium CG08_land_8_20_14_0_20_45_22 contains the following:
- a CDS encoding TonB-dependent receptor — protein: MEVKRTFTFAIILCLVLVTALFASTTGKISGRVVDIGTGQPLGGVNVIIEGTSLGAASDRNGNFVILNIAPGTYSIKVMMIGYAPLTLTDVRVYIDLTTPLEVDLKVESLVGEEVVVVAERKVVQRDVASSQTNISREQIDDLPVTSVNGVIGMQAGVEGLSVRKGDSDELAMMVDGISLKDDRTGKPISGIPLSSVQEIMITSGGFSAEYSDLQAGIINVVTREGSSDKYTFNLSTRYSPAAPKHFGLSVFDPNSYYVRPWLDEDVCWTGTNNGAWDPYMQASYPAFPGGWNKKAQDLLADNDPTNDLTPTAVKRLFEWEHRRQGDIKKGDYNIDAGFGGPVPVVSKMLGNLRFYASFKTDRDMYLVPLTRDAFRDYSGILKLTSDVNKKIKLQFNYFAKESRATSNSEVGG